One segment of Candidatus Cybelea sp. DNA contains the following:
- a CDS encoding menaquinone biosynthesis protein, producing MTLRCGRIKYTNDLPIYAAFDAGVIAYPGTLHADVPARLNAMLLQGDLDLSPISAFTWAANWQQLVLLPDLCIGARDEVVSVVLVSPIPPSAIDGGPVYVSEESASGRNLLRVLLERRFGLTPRYFPEPDPLQRARGGDPTLLIGDNAIDAIERFPAEQVYDLGRLWHEWTGQQTVFAVWAARRDAFERDPAAIADCMHALTDSYTWSRAHLADVVALAQNAIARPAGFYEHYYAKLNFMLHAAAQNGLRAYCRELFEIGAIGSIPERFEEVAGAGTR from the coding sequence ATGACCCTTCGCTGCGGCAGGATCAAATACACCAACGATCTGCCGATCTACGCGGCGTTCGATGCCGGCGTTATCGCCTATCCTGGAACGCTGCACGCCGATGTACCCGCCCGATTGAACGCGATGCTGCTCCAGGGCGATCTCGATCTGAGCCCGATCAGCGCGTTTACGTGGGCCGCGAACTGGCAGCAACTCGTGCTCTTGCCCGATCTGTGCATCGGCGCGCGCGACGAGGTCGTCTCGGTCGTACTCGTCTCGCCGATTCCGCCTTCCGCGATCGACGGCGGCCCGGTCTACGTCTCCGAGGAGTCGGCCAGCGGGCGCAATCTGCTGCGCGTCCTGCTCGAGCGGCGCTTCGGTTTGACTCCGCGGTATTTTCCGGAACCCGATCCGCTGCAACGCGCGCGCGGCGGCGACCCCACGCTGCTGATCGGCGACAACGCGATCGACGCGATCGAGCGGTTTCCCGCGGAGCAGGTCTACGATCTCGGGCGCCTGTGGCACGAGTGGACCGGGCAGCAGACGGTCTTTGCCGTCTGGGCGGCACGCCGCGACGCCTTCGAGCGCGACCCCGCGGCCATCGCCGATTGCATGCACGCGCTCACCGATTCGTATACTTGGTCGCGCGCGCACTTGGCCGACGTCGTGGCGCTGGCGCAGAACGCGATCGCCCGGCCGGCCGGATTTTACGAGCACTACTATGCCAAGCTGAACTTCATGCTCCACGCCGCGGCGCAGAACGGCCTGCGCGCGTACTGCCGCGAGCTGTTCGAGATCGGCGCGATTGGGTCGATCCCGGAACGTTTCGAGGAGGTCGCCGGTGCCGGGACTCGCTAG